The sequence below is a genomic window from Terriglobia bacterium.
CGCAGCGCACCTTATTCGTTGAAGTTACTAACCACCCCGTCTGCGCCGCTACGGAACGGGACCTTCTTCTTTGTGGCGCGGCCACCCCGCCTTGAAAAGGCGGGGAATATCCATCTGGGCGACTTTTTGTGCAAAGCCCCCGGCCTCTCGGCCGCGGCCACAATCTCATGGCCCTATGGGCCTTCAGTCACGGGTGGACCTTCGGTCTAGCTTCGGGACATCGCATTCAACTCAACTCGACGATATGCGGTCGAGGGGCCGTCCCAGGAAAAGCTTCCCGGATAAAAGAGGTGCGCCAGAAGTTCAGCGCCGTCAATGACCCGCGGGCCGGGGCGGGCAAAATAGGAGTTGGCATCCACGGCGTATACGCGATTATTGCGGACCGCGGCCAGATCCTGCCATCCTTCGTATTCGCAGAGTTTCGCCGTTTCCTGAACCACCTTCTCGATATGGAAGCCGCACGGAATGACGACCAGGACCTCGGGATTCCACTTGCGAACGTCGTCCCAGGAGATGCGCACTGAATCGGAGCCTTCCCTGCCCAGCGTGTCGCTGCCTCCGGCGATCTTCACGAGCTCGGGAACCCAGTGGCCGCTGCAAAAAATCGGATTCAGCCATTCCATGCAGAAGACCCGCGGACGCGTGGACAACTCCCCTGTCCGCGTCTTGATCTTCTCGAGGCGTTGGCGACCAGACGCAATCACTTCTTCAGCCCGCCGCTGCCGGCCCGTGGCCTGGCCCAGGGCGCGGATGTTGTCCTCGATTCCGGCCAGGGACTTCGGCGTCATCCAGATAATTTCCGGCTTCTTCGGCAACACCTTCAAAGCCTGAGAAAGCTCGTTACCGGAGGGGGCACACACCTGGCAGAGATCCTGGGTGATGATGATGTCGGGTTCGAGATCGCGCAGGAGGTTTTCGTCGACCTGATAGAGACTCTCTCCGTCCCGGAGGCGCTGTGTAACGGCCTCATCGATCTCCCGCTGCGTCAGTGTCTCCAGCGGAAGAACGTTCCTGACGACAACGGGTTTGGATTGCACCTCGGGAGGGTAATCGCACTCGTGCGTCACCCCGACGAGTTGATCACCGAGGCCGAGAGCACAAACCATTTCGGAGGCCGAGGGAAGGAACGACACAATCCGCATCTGGGAATGGTATCAGTGGCCTGCAGGCGCGGTCTATGACCGCGCAATTTTCCCCGCCTTTCCAAGGCGGGGTGGCTGCGCCACTAATAAAATGGGCCCCTTCCTTAGAAGCGCAGACGGGGCGGTTAGTAAATTCCAAAACAATAAGGAGGCTCCGCGACCTATTACCAACCACCCCGTCCTCGCGTTCTAACGGTTTGATCGCTCGGCCACCCCTCCTTGAAAACGGAGGGGAATGACACCCCAACTCAGGTGGGGAGTAGCGCGAGCACTTTCACAATCACGTCGTAAACGTAATTCAGATCCGCCGGGGTGATGACATAGGGCGGCACCGTATAGATGATGTTTCCTAACGGCCTCAGCAAGACTCCCTGTTCCAGAAAGAAAGGATAAAGACGGGTACGGAGTTCCGAAAGATATCCGGCATCTCCGGCTTTCAGCTCGATCGCGGCGATGGTGCCGAGCATTCGAACGGCGGCTACCGAAGGATGGTCCTTAAGAGCCTCCAGACGCTGCGCATGAATGCGTTCGATCGCGGCAATGCGATCAAACACCGGTTCGCTCTCGAAGATCTGCAGGCTCGCGATGGCCGCCGCGCATCCCAGCGGGTTGCCGGAAAACGAATGGCCGTGGAAAAAGGTGCGCGAGCGATCCTTGCTGTAGAACGCCTGATAGATGTTCTCCGTGCAGACCGTGGCGGCGAGCGGCAGAAACCCGCTGGTGAGGCCTTTCGAGAGACACATCATGTCCGGCTGAACGCCGGCATGATCGCATGCAAACATCCGGCCGGTTCTGCCGAAGCCGGTGAAGACTTCGTCTGCGATAAAAAGCACATCATGCGCGGCGCACAGTTCGCGATACCGGCGCAACAGATCGGCCGAATAAACCAGCATGCCGCCGGCGCCCTGCACCAGCGGCTCGACGATCATTGCGGCAATCTCCTGATGCTTCGATTCGAACATTCGTTCCAGCTCCCCGGCGTCGCGAATGCAGAGCGACGGAATGCGCAGCGAACGGAATGCCGCGGTGAACGGCGAATCATCGCTCACCGACATCGCGCCGATGGTGTCGCCGTGATAGGCGTGCTCGAGCGCCACAATCCGATGTTTCTCCGGACGGCCGAGATTGTGCCAATACTGAACCGCCATCTTCATCGCGACTTCGACCGCGGTCGAGCCATTGTCTGAAAAGAACAGACGCGTCAGGGATGCGGGAAGAACTTTTGCAAGCCTGGCGCTGAGCTCTTCGGCGGGCTCGTGCGTGAAGCCGGCGAAGATCACATGCTCGAGCTTGCGGGCCTGAGCCGCGATCGCTTCCGCGATAAGCGGGTGCGAATGACCATGGATGTTCACCCACCAGGAGGAAATCGCGTCGATCAAACGGCGGCCGTCACGAGTGTAGAGATAGGCTCCCTCGCCGCGGTCGATTGCGATTGGGGTTGCGTCGGTCGCTTCCTGAGTATAAGGATGCCAGATCTTCATGCGAATGCCCGGGGGTCGAAGTGGATATTAAAGATGGCTCGAAGTGTTTCGCGGTCGATGCGGTCGAGCCACGGGATCCAGCCGATGACGGGGACGTTGCCGTAGCGCTCGACGGCGCGGCGGTTATCGCTGTTTTCGGCGCCGATCATGACGACTCCGGTGATTGGAAGCTTCGCGTTCCGGATCGCGGCGATCGTCAGAAGCGTGTGGTTGATGGTGCCGAGTGCGGTACGGCTCGCGATGACGAGTGGTGCATTCAAGTGACGCGCGAGATCCAGCATGAAGGAATCGGAGTTGATCGGGACGAGTACTCCGCCGGCGCCCTCGATGACGAGGGAATTTGGGGTGGCCGGCCGCTGGATGGATTTGAAGTCGATCTTCACGCCTTTCCACTCGGCCGCGAGATGAGGCGAAACCGGAGGATCGAAGATATAGGCTTCCGGATGCGCGCGCTCCGGCGCGATACCGGCTAATTGAAGGACGGTCTGGCGATCTGTGCCTTCGCCGGAACCGGTTTGGATGGGCTTCCAGTAATCGCGGTTCAGGGCCGCCACCAGCAGGGATGAGAGCATGGTTTTGCCGATGCCGGTGTCTGTGCCGGTGACAAATAGATCCGTCATGCGGCTCCAGTCCCCGCCTTTCCAAGGCGGGGTGGCTGCGCCATCAAATGATGGTCCCGTTCCTTAACGGCGCAGACGGGGCGGTTAGTAATAAGGAGGCTTCGCGACCTTTTACCAACCACCCCGTCCTCGCGTTCTAACGGTTTGATCGCTCGGCCACCCCTCCTTGAAAACGGAGGGGAATGTTCGCTAAACCACACCTGCAACACCTGCAAGAATCGTTTCTACAAATCGATCAAGCTCTTTCACCCGCAGCCGCGCATTCAGCGATACTCTCAGGCGTGCGGTGCCGGCCGGCACCGTCGGCGGTCGAATCGCTCGGATCGCGAAGCCGGCCGTTTGAGCGGCCGCCGCAAACTGCAGCGCCGTTTCATTGCTGCCGAGAATCACCGGCACAATCTGCGAATCACTTCGGCCGATATCAAAACCCGCGGCTCGAAGCCTCTCCCGCAGATGCCGGCTCAGTATCTCCAGCCGCGAACGCTCCACATCCGCGTCCCCCACCAGCCGGATCGCTTCACGAACATGCGCCGAGCAATACGGCGGCAGCGCCGTCGAGAAGATAAACGTGCGGGCGTGATTGATCAGATACTCGCGCAGCGTGCGGGACCCTGCGACAAATGCGCCCATCGACGCGAGAGCCTTGCCGCAGGGGTATACAGCCGCGAGGACATCCGACTGCCGGCGCAGTTCCACGCCCACCGAGTGTGCCGCATCGACGATCAATGAGGCGCCGGACCGCGCGCAGATCGCCGCCAGATCCTCCAGCGGCGCGTGGTCACCGTCCATGCTGAAGATACTTTCGACAACAACAACCTTGCGCGCAGCGCCAGCATTCTTCCGCAATGCCTCTTCCAGAAAATTCAAATCGAGGTGCGGAAAGATCACCTTCTGCGCCTTCGACAGCCGGATGCCGTCGATCAGGCTGGCGTGATTCGAGGCATCGGAGAACACGATATCCTCCGGTTTCAGCACGGAGCTGAGCAGCCCAACGTTGGCGGCATAACCCGACGGGAAATACAACGCCGCCTCGGCGCCCACGAACGCGGCAAACTCGGCCTCCAGCTCTTCCCAGCGCGGGTGATTCCCGGAGAGCAACCGCGAGCCCGTCGCAGCGAATCGATCGTCTTCCTCGAGCCCCCGCACGACAGCCTGTTCCAGGCGCGGGTGGCCCGACAGTCCGAGATAATCATTGGAATTCAGCTGAACTCCGGCGGGAGTCGCCAACTCGCGGAACTGATCGGCCGCGCGCAGCGCAGCCAGTTCCGCTTTCATGCGGTCAAGCATGAGTCGCCGGCCTGAGATGGAGATCCTGCAGCAGAAGCTCGTCCTCATCGCGCCCGGGATTCGGCGTGGTCAGCAATTTATCGCCGACGAAAATGGAATTGGCTCCTGCCATGAAACATAGCGCGATGGCTTCGCGGCTCAGCGACCGGCGGCCGGCGCTCAATCGCACCCGCGACGAAGGCATCAGCGTTCTCGCGGCGGCGATCGTCCGGACCATGACCAGGGGATCCACAGCTTCCGCCTCGCCGAGCGGCGTGCCTTCGACCCGCACGAGCAGGTTGATCGGAACGCTCTCGGGATGCGGCGTCAGCGTCGCCAGCTGGTGCAACAATCCAATGCGATCCTCATCCGATTCGCCCATGCCGATAATGCCGCCGCAGCAGACGGTGATTCCGGCCTTGCGCACATGGTCCAGCGTTTGCAGACGGTCGTCGTAATTTCGCGTCGTGATGATCTGGCCGTAGAACTCGGCGGAAGTATCGAGATTGTGGTTGTAGGCGTAAAGCCCGGCCTCGGCGAGACGCCGCGCCTGCGGCTCGTTCAACATACCGAGCGTGCAGCAGACTTCCATGCCCAGCGACGACACACCGCGAACCATATCGAGGACCGATTCAAATTCCGGCCCGTCGTTCACCTGCCGCCACGCCGCTCCCATGCAGAATCGCGTAACGCCCTGTTCCCGGGCTTCCCTGGCGGTCTGCAGAACATGGTCGAGCGAAAGGAGATTCTCGTGTCCGAGACCGGTGTCGTAATGCGCGCTTTGCGGACAGTACGCGCAGTCTTCCGGACAGCCACCGGTCTTGATCGAAAGCAGCTGGCAGAGCTGGACTTCGTTGGGCTTGAAGTACTGCCGGTGGATCGCCTGCGCCGAAAACACCGCGTCTATAAAAGGTCTGTTAAAAATAGCTCGGACCTCGTCCCGGGTCCAGTCGTGCCGTAGTCCATTCGTTTGCATGTTTGAGATTATAAACGGTCCCGAGCCAGCGAGGAATTTGGTAGGATAAGTGTTTGCTATGCCGTTAAGACGAGAGTATGTACAACTCCTGTCCAGAAAGATCGCCGAGGAACTCGTTGAACACGAAATGATCGAGCTCCCGGAAGGCTACGGTCTGGCCGAACAGCTTTTCCAGATCATAGACGACGAGATCAATCTGGAAGACCGGATCAACGATGAAGTGCGGCTGCTCCTCAACCAGTATCAGGACCAGATGCGGCAGAGCGGCGCTTCCTATCAGGAAATGTTCAAACTCATCAAAAACAAGCTGGTCCGCGAGCGAAAGTTGGTGCTGTGAGACTGTCTCGCGAAAAGGTGAATCTGCTTTCTCACCTCGTCAGCGACAAGCTGGCCTCGATGGACGACGTCGAATTTATCGAGGACCGCAATACGATCCGGCTGGCTGTCGTCGATATCCTCATGAAATGGCTTAAAAAAGAAGAAGACATCGATAAAGCCGCCCGCCACAAGATCGAAGGCCAGAAGCGCGGTATTCCGGAAGGCAGCGCGGAATGGGAAATCCTCTTTCGCAAGTACTACGAAGAGGAAATGCGCAATATCGTCTGACTTCACATCACACACCATTTCTTAAAAAACGGCACTCCGCGTGCATCGCCACTGGTGTATGACTCCGGAAATGCGGCAGTTCACGCGGCGTGTGTTCGCTGCCGTACTGATTATCGGGCTGGCCGCCGCGGTGATCTATTCCGTTGAAATCCTGCTGCTCACGTTCGCGGGCATCCTCCTGGCACTCCTTCTGCGGGCTTCGGGCACCTGGCTACGCGACCGGACCCGGCTGTCCACGAGCTGGGCCATGGCTCTGGTTCTTGCTGGATTCGTCGCGCTCTTCTTCGGAACTATCCTGACCTTCGGGGTCCAGATTGCCCATCAAACCGATCAGCTGTTTCTCGCCATATCCCAGGCCTACCTCCAATTTCACGACAAGCTGGCGCAGTTCCATGTTGCCGGCGGCTTCGCTGCCGGCGGCTTGAATCTGGAGACTCCCGCCAGGGCGGCAGCTCCGCACATTTTCCGGATTGCCGCTTCGATGGTGCTGGTTCTTTTTCTGGGCGTCTATCTATCGACCAGCCCTGAACTCTACACCGACTTGTTTCTCAGCTTTTTCGGGAGGCCGCTTCAGGGCCGCATCGCCGGTCTGCTCGACTCGATCGCGGCCGCCTTGCGATGGTGGCTTGCGGGACAACTGATCTCGATGGCTATCGTGGGAGGTCTCACCATCACCGGCATGCTGCTCGTCGGCGCTCCGATGGCAATCCCGCTGGGCGTGATGGCGGCGCTTCTGACCTTCGTGCCCTTCGTGGGATCGATCCTGTCGGCGGTTCCCGCGGTGTTACTGGCATTCACCAGAAGCCCGCAAATGGCCCTTTGGGTGGTGCTGATATATCTCGTCGCGCATGTCGTGGAGGGCTACATCGTCAGCCCGATGGTCCAGCAGCGCCTGGTCTATTTGCCGCCCGCACTGATACTGGCCGTGCAATTCCTGATGGACCTGTTCGCCGGAACCATCGGCGTCATGTTCGCGACGCCCCTGATGGTTGTGGGCATGGTTTTGATCAAGGAGCTCTATTTCAAGCAGGAATGGACGGAGGAAGCGGCTTAAGACTATTGGATCGCAAATTTTCGTCTGACGATGAGAATACCGAGGCCCAGCAATCCTGTGCCCAGCAAAAGCCAGCTGCCGGGTTCCGGAACCGAAGGTGGAACGCCATCAAAACCCGTGACCAGACCAAAATCGGCGTCTACCATGTTTACTGTTCCAGTGCTGGCGGTCGAGAATTGCCACACCCGCCCTATATCACTGCTGCCGCCCCTATCGAAGAAAATCGGGTTGCCGTCCGGCTCGGTGACCCCTGCAGCGTCCACGGTCAATAAAAGATTGTTGTTCAACGATGGGTTGTAAAGGAACGGCGTCATCAAGCTGATCGTCAGAGTGTCGCCAAACGCCCATGGTTGAGACAGATTGCCGGAGAACACCTGGGTGTTGCCGGCTCCGATATTGCTTGCGAACGTTGAGCCGAGTGAAGCGGGACCGGCGGTTGTAGTGGATAGCGATATCGTCCAGGTACCCGAGTTCATCGCCGTTGCAAAGTTGTCAAATTCCGTATTGAAAAACTCGATATCCTTAATGACTATAGGACCACTGAACGCATCGCTGCTGTAGACCTGCTGGTATAACCCCGCGTAAGCGCAGCCAAATGGAATACAGTTGTCGTCAACGGCGGGTAATCCAACAATCGGATCGGCGAGGGCGGGAACAGCTGCGAACACTCCAATCAACAATACAAACACGAAACCCAACGAAGCTCTTCTCTTCACAAATCGACGCCTTCCTTGACGTACCGCCTGGACAGCGGCTGGTAACTCGTGGCAAATACTTTGCCACTTCTTTTTTTTAGCTCACGTATGGCGTTTCAGCAACTCCTTATTTGGTCGCGTTCAGTTCAATTCGCTTGAGAGAATTACCGCCTCGGCGATCTCGCGCATCGACCGGCGGGTCTTCATGCTTTGCTGCTGGAGGCGCTTGTAGGCTTCTTCCTCGCTGAGGTTGGCCTGGCGTTGCAGAATGCTCTTGGCGCGTTCGACAAGCTTCCGGGTCAGGAGGGCTTCCTGGCTTTCCTGGATGGCCACGTTCAATTTCGTGTTTTCGAAGGCGAGGGCAACCTGGTCGGCCACGGTGGACAGCAGCCGCAAGTCTTCGTTTGAGAAGGCGCGTTCGTGTTCGGAATAGACGTTGAGCACGCCGATGACATGGCCTTTCAGGATCATCGGGACGGACAGCAGCGAGCGAATCCCTTCTTTCGTAGCGAGCTCGGGATATTGATACCCTTCCTGCTTGGTCACGTCCCGCACCATCAGGGGCGCCTTTTCTTTAACGACGCGGCTGATCAGACTGTTTCCGATTTTCAGGTTCGGTTTCCGCCAGTACTCTTCGCTCGAGGACTTTGCCGCTTTGATCACCAGTTCGTTCTTCTGAGCGTCGACCAGCATGATCGAGCAGACCCGCGCCTGCATCATCTTCGCGATGATATTGACGACGAGCTGCAGCACATCTTCCAGGTATTTGCCCGAGGCGATGATCTGTCCAACCTCGGCGAGCGTCGATATCTGCGTCGAGCGCAGCGAGGTTTCCTGGTACAGGCGCGCATTTTCGATTGCGCCCCCCACCTGATGGCCGAGAATGGAGAGCAGAGTCATCTCGGCATCGCTGTGGCGATGCGCTTTGCGGTGCTGGACATTGATGACGCCGATCACCCTGTCGGTCGGCGGTGCGACGATCGGCACGGACAGAAAGGCTTCGTAACGGTCTTCCGGCAGCGTCTGAAAGACCTTGAAGCGGGGATCCTTGCTGGCATGCCGCTGAATGGCGACCGGTTGAACTTCCTTCGCAACCCAGCCGGTGATTCCCTCTCCGACCCGCATCGCAATTTTTCCGATCAACCGGGGGTGCGGATTCTTCGACGCTCGCAGCACGAGGTTATTGCCCGCCTCATCAATCAGGTAAATCAGGCACGCGTCGCCGTGGGTGACGTCGATGACGAGATCGACGATCTGCCTCAGAACCTGATCGAGGTCCAGCGTCGAGCTGATGGATTGGCTGATCTGATGCAGGATCCGCAGTTCCTGGCCCGCCAGGTCCAGCGTCTTCTGAATGGTCTCAATAGGGTTGTTGTTGCGAGCCATGGATGCCGATCGATGTGCGTCCCGTCACCGGGCGCAAGGACGGGCCTGGAGCTTCGAGGCCTTATCGAAAGCTTCTTGCGCCTCACGATCATAGCCCAGCTCGTAATACACGAAGCCCAGATTCAGATAGGTTTGCGGATTGTTGGGGTCCAGACGCAACGACTCCTTGTAGGCACGAAGAGCTTCATTCCACCGGCCCTGCTTCGACAACTCCAGTCCCCGGCGGAAGTAATCATCACTGCTGGAGGATTGTGTCCCCGCCTGATTCATAACCTGAGAGTTTACCGCATTACGCAATTTTCGAAACCTTCAGTTTATTCAATATGGGAGGTCGACCGTGAGAATCGCCCCCAGCCCTTCGCCGGCGCTTTCGGCGCGTACGGCGCCGCCGTGGCGTTCGACGATATAGCGGACAATCGAGAGGCCTGCGCCGAGGCCGCCGTGCATTCTGGTGGTGAAACTCCCCGCCTGGCGGAATCTCTCGAAAATGTGGGGCAGAAATTCGGAACTGATTCCCACGCCCGTGTCACGGATCTGGATGTGCGCCCAGCCGGGCGAATTGGTCAGCCGCACTTCGATGGAGCCGCCCTGGCCGGTGAATTTGATGGCATTCGACAGCAGATTCCAGATCACCTGCTGAATCCGATCGCGATCGCACCAGATCAGGCGCTTCGGGTCCTCCAGCGACGCTCGGAGGCCGATGCCAAGCGCTTCCGTCGACGGCCGCACCACGTCGATCGCACTCTGAATGATCGACAGGAGATCCGCCGGCTGCCGGTTGAAGTCCATCTTGCCTGTCGTGATTCGCGAAATATCCAGCAGCTCTTCCACGATCCGCGCCTGGGCGCGGGCATTCCGCTCGATCATGTCGAGCGAGGTCTGCAGATCTTCATCCTGCGGCCGGGAACCGCGCAGCTTGTAGACGGCTCCCAGAATAGGAGTCATCGGTGTCCTCAACTCGTGCGAAACCATCGCCAAAAAGTCATCCTTCAATCGATTCGCCTCGAGTTCTTTCATATAGAGCGTGGCATTATCCAGCGCGATGGCGGCGCGGTCGGCGAGATCTTCGGCAAGCGCCAGGTCGAACAGGTTGTATTGCCGGCCGGAGCGTTCGAGCTCCAGATAAAGGGCGCCTACGGTTTTTCCGCGGATGTTGAGGGGGACGCACATGCTGCGGTCATGAAGCTGAGCCTGCCCTGTCCGGATGACCTCCGCATTGTCGCCGCAATCTATTTTCCAGAGAGCCTGCTCCTTGTCGGCATGGAGATGTGCAATGGCGATCCTTTTGACCGATCCGTCTTCCTGAACGATGTCGACCGCCGATCCGTCGGCCAGATGCGGCAGGCTGGCGCGCGCCAGGGTCCAGAGTGTTATCTCATAGTCCAGCGACATGCCGAGCACGGAGCTGGCCTCATATAAAAAATGTTGCGCGTCTTCGAGCTGCCTCCGCTCGGAGGTCAGTTCCGCCGTCCTCTCCGCGACCACGTGCTCGAGTTGTTTCTGCGTTTCACTCGCCGCGGCCTCGGCGCGTTTTCGCTGAGTGATATCGATGATCGCGGTGCGGAACTGTAACGTATGGCGGTCCGCATCCTGCGTCACCACCGTAAACAGCTGGACAGTGGTTTTCTCGCCGCGAAGAGGGTTCAGCAGCAATTCCGTGCTGCGCTTCTGCCGGCTCCACTTACACCGGCTGAGATGCTCCTTGAAGCGCTGAACGTCGCCCTCCGGTATGAAATCCGTGAAGGACCGGCCGACCAGCTTATGCGGGTTTTCGCCGAGCAGCTTTCCGCCGGTGATGTTGATTTCTTCGATGATGCCTCGTTCATCGAGGCTCGCATAACCGATGGGCGAAAAATCGTAGAGATCGGCATAACGCATTCTCGAGTGGGCGAGTTGTTGCTGGGTTTCACGGAGCTCCCGATTCTGGATTTCGAGCTCGAGGTGCTGCACCTGCAGTTCCTTGATGAGGTCGCGATTGCTGTCCTCTTCAAGCGCCTGCAGCGCGGTAAACAATTCGTTGGTGGTCATCCGTTCGTGCGACATTGTATTAACAAAAAAGCCCGGAAACCGCTGTCAGCTCCGGGCCGAATCTTTGAGGCGACGCCTGTCCACTATGCCGTACGGCGTTTAGTGATGTCCTCGTCGCTGGTAAATTTCTGGCCCTCGTCAAAGTTCATGGTTTTCTTCTTCTTGTCCTGGCCCTGCGCCTCGGTCTGCCGCGGCTGCTCTTCTTTCTTCATGCTTTTGACGTTGTCGTGCATACGTTGCCTGTCGGAAGGATTTTTGCTCATTCTTCAACTCCTGAAAGGCTTTGTGCCTTTAATGTTTTAGACGGCTGGAGAGCAGCTTCGTTCCACACCGGAACTCTATGTCACTGCAATGGAAAGGGTATGCAGCAGAAGGCCGCGGCGCCGCGGCGCATATCTCGTTTAAGGCCATGAAGAAGCCTGTTTGGCCGGGCGTGTGCACCTCCGGCGTAGGCGCCGGTCTTACACGACGGCGTGCGGAGGGGACAATGTGGAAGATTCCCGCACTGGCAGCCGTGTTGTCGATTGCAACGGCCTTTACCGCAACACCTCAACAATCCAGGTATCAGTTGAAAAACGGGGACACCCTGGATCTGACCTTCGTTTACGTCCCCGAATTCAACCAGACGGTCAGCATTCAGCCGGACGGCTTCGTTTCGTTGCGCGCCGTAGGCGATGTCCGGGCCGGCGGACTGACGATTCCCGAACTGACGAAGGCCATCGAAGCGAAATACACGGACATCATGAAACAGCCCGAGGTCAACGTCGAGATCAAGGATTTCGAAAAGCCCTTTTTTCTCGCTCAGGGCGAAGTGCAGAAGCCGGGCAAATACGATCTCCGCAGCGATATTAAATTGAGCGAAGCCGTCGCCATCGCGGGCGGCCTGACCCCGAATGCGAAACACTCACAGGTTCTTCTTTTCCGGCGAACGCACGGCGATTCCGTTAGCGTGAGAGAAATCGATCTGAAAAAAGTGCTTTCCGGAAAGAATCTCGCCAGTGATGTGAGGATTCAGGCCGGCGACATGGTGGTGGTGCCGAAGAGCCGGATCTCCAATGTGAAGGAATATGCCCAGATGCTCTACTGGCATTTTCCGCTTCCCTGATTCAATACGGAGAAAGAACCTATGAACACAATCACACTGCGCGAGGCTGTCGCCATCGCGTTTCGCCGGAAGCACATCATCGGCTTCTCGTTCCTCGGAATATTCGGCCTGATCGCCCTTCTTTTGTCGTTCGTGCCGAACACATATGACGCCGAAATGAAGATTCTGGTCAAACAGACGCGCGTCGATCCATTGGTCTCGCCCAATCCGGAACAGCCGGAGCGCGTCGGGAATCTCACGGAGCAGGATCTGGAATCCGAGGCAGAACTGCTCAAAAGCCGCGACGTCCTCGAAGGCGCCGCGGGACAGTGCGCCGTGCAGAAGCCCGGCCTCGATGTC
It includes:
- a CDS encoding tetratricopeptide repeat protein, whose translation is MNQAGTQSSSSDDYFRRGLELSKQGRWNEALRAYKESLRLDPNNPQTYLNLGFVYYELGYDREAQEAFDKASKLQARPCAR
- a CDS encoding ATP-binding protein, producing the protein MSHERMTTNELFTALQALEEDSNRDLIKELQVQHLELEIQNRELRETQQQLAHSRMRYADLYDFSPIGYASLDERGIIEEINITGGKLLGENPHKLVGRSFTDFIPEGDVQRFKEHLSRCKWSRQKRSTELLLNPLRGEKTTVQLFTVVTQDADRHTLQFRTAIIDITQRKRAEAAASETQKQLEHVVAERTAELTSERRQLEDAQHFLYEASSVLGMSLDYEITLWTLARASLPHLADGSAVDIVQEDGSVKRIAIAHLHADKEQALWKIDCGDNAEVIRTGQAQLHDRSMCVPLNIRGKTVGALYLELERSGRQYNLFDLALAEDLADRAAIALDNATLYMKELEANRLKDDFLAMVSHELRTPMTPILGAVYKLRGSRPQDEDLQTSLDMIERNARAQARIVEELLDISRITTGKMDFNRQPADLLSIIQSAIDVVRPSTEALGIGLRASLEDPKRLIWCDRDRIQQVIWNLLSNAIKFTGQGGSIEVRLTNSPGWAHIQIRDTGVGISSEFLPHIFERFRQAGSFTTRMHGGLGAGLSIVRYIVERHGGAVRAESAGEGLGAILTVDLPY
- a CDS encoding polysaccharide biosynthesis/export family protein, giving the protein MWKIPALAAVLSIATAFTATPQQSRYQLKNGDTLDLTFVYVPEFNQTVSIQPDGFVSLRAVGDVRAGGLTIPELTKAIEAKYTDIMKQPEVNVEIKDFEKPFFLAQGEVQKPGKYDLRSDIKLSEAVAIAGGLTPNAKHSQVLLFRRTHGDSVSVREIDLKKVLSGKNLASDVRIQAGDMVVVPKSRISNVKEYAQMLYWHFPLP